TTAGTATTATCTGACTCCCACAAATGCTCCTAAAGTATAAACAATTAACAAGAAAAGAATTATGACTTCTAAAGAATATTGGTTCCAAAAAAAGATTGTTAAACCATTTTATTGGATGAATTGTTTCAATAATCTGATTATCTTGAAATACAATTTTAGAATTCTTTTTATCAGCTTCAACAAAAAGTATATCTGATGTTCTGATTAATTTAACGCCAATCTTTGTTTTAACTGACACTATGGGCATTTCTAGGAGGAGCTTGTCTTTAACGAAATTATTTATCATTTGTATGGGGTTTGAGGTTAAATCTCTGGTCTTAGGTATCATTCAAGGGTTAATTATTTTCATTTGCTATATTCTTTTATTAGCACAGAATTGCATTTATCTTCTCTACTTGTCCAGGCCACAAAAAA
This is a stretch of genomic DNA from Candidatus Delongbacteria bacterium. It encodes these proteins:
- a CDS encoding LytTR family transcriptional regulator, with the protein product MSVKTKIGVKLIRTSDILFVEADKKNSKIVFQDNQIIETIHPIKWFNNLFLEPIFFRSHNSFLVNCLYFRSICGSQIILTNDNKTMIPVSRTKRNEVIRNIIDLYKLSALPDNYFQLEEQLVICN